The genome window AAATTGCAGCAAAACGGTATCTTCGAGTCCTCACGCATGATGCTCCCCGAACACCGGGAAGCCTACATTCTTCATCAGGAACAACTTGCTCCTCGTACCCGCCCATCTCTGGATGCTCAGGCCGCGGAAGAAATGTCCCGTCTGCTCAGCAACTCGATGATGCTTGGAGATAGAGTCACCATTACGTTGTTTCACGAACATGACGATATCCGGTACACCGGCCAAGTGCTTCGGCTGGACCGTCCTGCCCGGACCCTCAGACTACGGATGGAAGACGGGTCCCGGGATATTCAGATGAACCTTATTACAAATGTGGCCCAAGCCAATGACTGAGGGCGTTTATACCTACCCCAGTGTTGTGGATTCTCCATGATAGGTGCACCTTAGTCGTTACATTCAGGACTGTCTTCCTACACATCCTGATGAATACCAAAAGCAGCCGACGAAACATACCCAGGCCATTCACTTCGTTCAAAAGAAGTAAAATATCGGATACGTGATTCATCGGCTACATATAAGGGTAGGGCTTTTTTTAGAAAACTTTTAGAAAAAGCTCCAGTCGAATTCCTTGGACAGACGCTCCAGCAGATGCACGCCTGCAAGGCTGTTACCTTTGCGATTCAGCGCGGGTCCAATCACTCCAATACCGAACTGTCCCGGTACCAGAGTCAATATCCCACCGGAAACCCCACTTTTGGCGGGCAAGCCAACT of Paenibacillus sp. FSL R5-0517 contains these proteins:
- a CDS encoding YolD-like family protein, with product MSKKLQQNGIFESSRMMLPEHREAYILHQEQLAPRTRPSLDAQAAEEMSRLLSNSMMLGDRVTITLFHEHDDIRYTGQVLRLDRPARTLRLRMEDGSRDIQMNLITNVAQAND